The following are encoded in a window of Roseimaritima ulvae genomic DNA:
- a CDS encoding AAA family ATPase, translated as MLDDNDLTAQLRRVLRDCRKLYTNSARQLVQRHPHLIEGPPQNFQPLMDDLHRGLLVKVYTTVVRSDGRWTRMEKFVGALMIEHLWDQRLKGAELRDAAENLLQQADQLQWESLVAPFVRYQPLRDSISHVETIVMRLANLVAKCDGLTTPEETVTLHTLQQEIDLALRPPSLPEIESPPQSLAAGHASQPAGGRAAGRANRPASGGVAVRNQHTQGSQTRPAATASNPPLAEEVEPDPQTAEQRLEAALAELDELIGLEDVKERVRSLSNFLRLQRQREEAGFPSMPISLHMSFVGNPGTGKTTVARIVGQVLGAMGVLKSGHLVETDRSGLVAEYAGQTGVKTNKLCDAARDGVLFIDEAYSLVDSGGDDTFGREAIQTLLKRMEDDRDQLVVILAGYPDEMDTMIRTNPGLSSRINHRLKFDDYGPADLGRIFELLCDANQYRLPSESRYRLLVGLDELHRERDRHFGNGRLARNTFEDCVRRLADRIASIVPLTPELLTELTAEDIVVPGLTPQQLDELQAAPMTLRVSCPKCGKRLRTSGRLLGRVTRCPKCKAQFKAAWADVERS; from the coding sequence ATGTTGGACGACAACGACCTGACCGCTCAACTGCGGCGCGTGCTGCGTGACTGCCGCAAGCTGTACACCAACAGTGCTCGACAGCTGGTCCAACGACACCCGCACCTGATCGAAGGGCCCCCGCAGAATTTTCAACCGCTGATGGACGACTTGCATCGCGGGTTGTTGGTCAAGGTCTACACGACAGTGGTCCGCAGCGATGGTCGCTGGACACGGATGGAAAAATTCGTCGGGGCGTTGATGATCGAGCACCTCTGGGACCAACGCTTAAAAGGCGCGGAACTGCGCGACGCCGCCGAAAACCTGTTGCAGCAAGCCGATCAGTTGCAGTGGGAATCGCTGGTGGCTCCGTTTGTTCGTTACCAACCCCTGCGTGATTCGATCTCGCACGTCGAAACGATCGTGATGCGGCTGGCCAATCTGGTGGCCAAGTGCGACGGCCTGACGACGCCCGAGGAAACGGTCACGCTGCATACGCTGCAGCAGGAAATCGATCTTGCCCTGCGACCACCCTCGCTGCCCGAAATCGAATCGCCACCGCAAAGCCTGGCCGCCGGACATGCGTCCCAGCCGGCCGGCGGTCGCGCTGCTGGTCGAGCGAACCGTCCAGCCTCGGGCGGGGTGGCGGTCCGCAACCAACACACGCAGGGCAGCCAAACGCGGCCGGCCGCCACGGCTTCGAACCCACCGCTGGCAGAAGAAGTCGAGCCGGATCCGCAGACCGCCGAACAACGTTTGGAAGCCGCATTGGCGGAACTGGACGAACTGATCGGCCTGGAAGACGTCAAAGAACGTGTGCGTTCGCTGTCAAATTTCTTGCGGCTGCAACGTCAACGAGAAGAGGCCGGATTCCCCAGCATGCCGATCAGCCTGCATATGTCGTTTGTGGGTAATCCAGGCACCGGCAAGACCACCGTGGCCCGCATCGTGGGCCAGGTATTAGGCGCCATGGGAGTGCTGAAAAGCGGCCACTTGGTGGAAACCGATCGCAGTGGATTGGTGGCCGAATACGCCGGGCAGACGGGGGTTAAAACCAACAAACTGTGCGACGCCGCTCGCGACGGCGTGTTGTTTATCGACGAAGCCTACAGCTTGGTCGATTCCGGGGGCGACGACACCTTTGGACGCGAAGCGATTCAAACGCTGCTGAAACGCATGGAAGACGATCGCGATCAATTGGTCGTTATCTTGGCCGGCTATCCCGATGAAATGGATACCATGATCCGTACCAACCCAGGACTGTCGTCGCGGATCAATCATCGTTTGAAGTTCGATGACTACGGGCCGGCCGACCTGGGGCGGATCTTTGAGTTGCTGTGTGACGCCAATCAGTATCGTTTGCCGTCGGAGAGCCGTTATCGGTTGTTGGTCGGTTTGGACGAACTGCACCGCGAACGCGACCGCCATTTCGGCAACGGCCGATTGGCCCGTAACACGTTCGAGGACTGTGTGCGGCGGCTGGCCGACCGCATCGCCAGCATCGTGCCGCTGACCCCCGAACTGCTGACGGAATTAACCGCCGAAGATATCGTCGTGCCGGGACTCACACCGCAACAGCTGGATGAACTACAAGCCGCGCCGATGACTTTGCGCGTCTCCTGTCCCAAGTGCGGCAAGCGGCTGCGGACCAGCGGCCGGCTGTTGGGACGGGTGACCCGCTGCCCCAAATGCAAAGCCCAGTTCAAAGCCGCCTGGGCCGACGTCGAACGCAGTTAA
- a CDS encoding beta-propeller domain-containing protein, protein MTRLIFSFAALLLFCGSTLTADEPIRHSFFVAGPNFTGIIDEDGKRAWDAGRPAARDGWVLPSGNLLIVWKNHVQELTRDKQVVFEYKLAAPNKELGTAQRLDNGNTLITELGTKPRLLEVTPSGEIAVDVPLKPETDNAHMQTRMARKLANGNYLAPHLLAFKVKEYTPAGKVVRVIATDLESLGGKAAENWPFTAITLPGGNVLVNLTHGNKTVEFSPQGEVVWSVSNEDFSNNPFDDSCGAQRLPNGNTVIASYHAKKGIKLTEVNRDKQIVWTFTGPERAHHFQILTTNGKPIQGKPLK, encoded by the coding sequence ATGACACGACTGATATTTTCTTTCGCCGCTCTGCTTCTGTTCTGCGGCTCAACGCTCACGGCCGACGAGCCGATTCGTCATTCCTTCTTTGTTGCCGGACCCAACTTTACGGGAATCATCGACGAAGACGGCAAGCGAGCTTGGGACGCCGGTCGCCCGGCCGCACGCGACGGCTGGGTGCTGCCCAGCGGCAACCTGTTGATCGTCTGGAAAAACCATGTGCAAGAATTGACTCGCGACAAACAAGTGGTCTTCGAATACAAGCTCGCCGCCCCCAACAAGGAATTGGGAACCGCCCAGCGGCTAGACAATGGCAACACGCTGATCACCGAGCTGGGCACCAAGCCGCGGCTGTTGGAAGTCACTCCCAGCGGCGAAATTGCGGTCGACGTGCCGTTGAAACCGGAAACCGACAATGCCCACATGCAAACGCGGATGGCTCGCAAATTGGCCAACGGCAACTACCTGGCACCCCATCTGCTGGCGTTTAAAGTCAAAGAGTACACGCCTGCGGGAAAAGTCGTGCGGGTGATCGCCACGGACCTGGAATCGCTGGGCGGAAAAGCCGCCGAGAACTGGCCCTTCACGGCGATCACGCTGCCCGGCGGCAACGTGTTGGTGAATTTGACACACGGCAACAAGACGGTTGAGTTCAGCCCGCAAGGAGAAGTGGTGTGGAGCGTGTCGAACGAAGACTTCAGCAACAACCCCTTCGACGATTCCTGTGGCGCCCAGCGGCTGCCCAATGGTAATACGGTGATCGCCAGCTACCACGCCAAAAAAGGCATTAAGTTGACTGAAGTGAACCGTGACAAGCAGATCGTCTGGACCTTCACCGGCCCGGAACGCGCCCACCACTTCCAGATCCTGACCACCAACGGCAAACCCATCCAAGGCAAGCCTTTGAAGTAA
- a CDS encoding sulfatase produces the protein MRLLFCLALLTTSLPLSAADRPNILFIYLDDFGWRDCGFMGSDFYETPHLDRLAAQGMVFTDAYAAAANCAPSRACLLSGQYTPRHEIYNVGTGPRGKAAHRRLLHIPGTDTLRPSIRTWAAQLQAAGYRTATIGKWHLSDDPLPYGFDENVGGTHAGSPPRGYYPPHPKAPGLANASPDEYLTDRLSDEAVRFIRANEQRSWALYLTHFAVHTPLNAKRELLAKYKAKPPGKLHDHVDMATMVQAVDDGVGQIIQTLDELNLTDNTAIVFSSDNGGYGPATDMHPLKGYKGTYYEGGIRVPLFVTWPGVIAANSRSSEPVSGVDLYPTLCDIAGAAMPADQALDGVSLLPVLNGSQTKLPERSLFWHFPAYLQSYRGSDEQRDPLFRSRPCSIIRHGDWKLHEYFESGDLELYNLREDIGETTELSATHPDKTKQLHQRLKDWRAQLNAPVPSEPNPKFDPAAEAQGRRSLRERNAK, from the coding sequence ATGCGTCTCCTATTCTGCCTGGCCCTGTTGACCACTTCGCTACCACTGTCGGCCGCCGATCGTCCCAACATCCTGTTTATCTATCTGGATGATTTTGGTTGGCGGGATTGTGGATTCATGGGGTCTGACTTTTACGAAACACCGCATCTCGATCGCTTGGCTGCCCAGGGCATGGTGTTTACCGACGCCTACGCGGCGGCCGCCAATTGCGCTCCGTCGCGTGCCTGCTTGCTATCGGGCCAGTACACGCCGCGTCACGAAATCTATAACGTCGGCACCGGACCGCGCGGCAAAGCGGCTCATCGGCGGCTGCTGCACATCCCCGGCACCGACACGCTGCGGCCATCGATACGTACTTGGGCGGCGCAGCTGCAAGCGGCCGGATACCGCACGGCCACGATCGGCAAGTGGCACCTGAGCGACGATCCGCTGCCCTACGGATTTGACGAGAATGTCGGGGGCACACATGCGGGCAGCCCTCCGCGTGGCTACTACCCGCCACACCCTAAAGCTCCTGGACTAGCAAACGCGTCGCCCGATGAATACCTCACCGATCGGCTCAGCGACGAAGCAGTGCGTTTCATTCGCGCCAATGAACAACGCTCGTGGGCGCTGTACCTAACACATTTCGCCGTCCACACCCCGCTTAATGCCAAACGTGAATTGCTGGCCAAGTACAAGGCCAAGCCGCCGGGCAAATTGCACGATCATGTAGACATGGCCACGATGGTGCAGGCCGTCGACGACGGGGTGGGCCAGATCATACAAACCCTGGACGAACTTAATTTGACCGACAACACGGCGATCGTGTTCAGCTCCGACAACGGCGGTTACGGACCGGCTACCGACATGCACCCCTTAAAAGGCTACAAGGGCACCTATTACGAAGGCGGCATTCGGGTGCCGTTGTTTGTCACTTGGCCGGGCGTCATCGCCGCCAACAGTCGCAGCAGCGAACCGGTATCCGGCGTCGACCTGTACCCCACGTTGTGCGACATCGCCGGCGCGGCGATGCCCGCCGATCAAGCCCTCGACGGCGTCAGTTTGCTGCCCGTGTTAAACGGTTCCCAAACCAAGCTTCCCGAGCGTTCGCTGTTCTGGCACTTCCCGGCTTACCTGCAATCCTACCGCGGCAGCGACGAACAACGGGATCCGCTGTTTCGCTCGCGCCCCTGCAGCATCATCCGCCACGGCGACTGGAAGCTGCACGAGTACTTCGAAAGCGGCGACCTGGAGCTGTACAACCTACGAGAAGACATCGGCGAGACCACCGAGTTGTCCGCCACCCACCCGGACAAGACCAAGCAGTTGCACCAGAGACTAAAAGACTGGCGAGCCCAGCTCAACGCACCGGTGCCCAGCGAACCGAACCCTAAGTTCGACCCCGCCGCCGAAGCCCAAGGTCGTCGTTCGCTCCGCGAACGCAACGCAAAGTAA
- a CDS encoding class I SAM-dependent methyltransferase encodes MVRPPLWQLPPGVSPGTWDYTHTPAIADGYDEFLKSTPLVRLDLQLTRRYLPPPGKDRTTLIADLGCGSGRTAIPLSQAGYAVLGIDLSQSMLTAMRGAAAQAHTPVMGLRANLVQLDAIGDDTVDHAICLFSTLGMIRQRRHRRQFLAHTARMLRPGGTFLVHAHHRRAWLRHPGGLRQTLRSVWKSLTTDHEFGDHVYAYRNLADMYLHSFSRRELTADLKSAGFQIEKVLRINLNGDRVLPPWALQIAGGFFVVGKVERQRGEGDRAAANSRKTSPR; translated from the coding sequence TTGGTACGGCCCCCTCTCTGGCAGCTCCCGCCCGGCGTTTCTCCCGGCACGTGGGACTATACGCACACTCCGGCCATTGCCGATGGCTACGACGAGTTCCTCAAATCGACGCCCTTGGTCAGGCTCGACCTGCAGCTGACCCGGCGCTACCTGCCCCCGCCAGGGAAAGACAGAACGACCCTGATTGCCGATCTAGGGTGCGGAAGCGGCCGTACGGCGATCCCGTTGTCCCAAGCGGGCTATGCGGTGTTAGGGATTGATCTGAGCCAATCGATGCTGACGGCTATGCGCGGGGCCGCCGCCCAAGCCCATACCCCGGTGATGGGGCTCCGCGCCAACCTAGTCCAGCTCGACGCGATCGGCGACGACACGGTCGACCACGCGATTTGCCTGTTCAGCACCTTGGGCATGATTCGTCAGCGACGGCACCGCCGCCAATTCCTCGCTCACACCGCCCGCATGCTCCGCCCCGGCGGCACCTTTCTCGTCCACGCCCACCACCGCCGAGCCTGGTTGCGACACCCCGGCGGCCTGCGACAAACGCTCCGCAGCGTCTGGAAATCGCTCACCACCGACCACGAATTTGGCGACCACGTGTACGCCTACCGCAACCTGGCCGACATGTACTTGCACTCCTTCTCCCGCCGGGAACTGACGGCGGATCTAAAATCCGCCGGATTCCAAATTGAAAAAGTGCTCCGCATCAACCTCAACGGCGACCGCGTGCTGCCGCCCTGGGCGCTGCAAATCGCCGGCGGCTTTTTTGTCGTCGGCAAAGTCGAGCGTCAGCGAGGAGAGGGCGACCGCGCCGCTGCAAACTCCAGAAAAACCTCCCCTCGCTAA
- the gap gene encoding type I glyceraldehyde-3-phosphate dehydrogenase: MTIRVAINGFGRIGRLTFRNLIERGSEFEVVAVNDLTDNRTLATLLKYDSIHGRFDGTVEYNDEALVVNGKSIQALAERDPRKLPWGDNDIDVVIESTGFFTGRASGDAPGYDSHLAAGAKKVVLSAPAKDGADLTCVMGVNDDKLNGDLKCVSNASCTTNCLAPVAKVLNDTFGIESGLMTTVHAYTNDQNVQDQPHKDLYRARAAALNIIPTSTGAAKAVGLVIPELQGKLTGIAMRVPVPTGSVVDLTVNLGKDADKQAINDAIKAAAEGPMKGILYYAVDPIVSSDIVHDPHSSIFASDFTQVLGDSGRLVKVVSWYDNEWGYSCRTADLVALFGKM, encoded by the coding sequence GTGACTATTCGAGTTGCCATCAATGGCTTTGGACGCATCGGCCGTCTGACCTTTCGTAACCTAATCGAGCGCGGCAGCGAATTTGAAGTGGTCGCCGTAAACGACCTGACCGACAACCGCACGTTGGCCACGTTGCTGAAGTATGACAGCATCCACGGTCGCTTTGACGGCACGGTCGAATACAACGACGAAGCGCTGGTCGTCAACGGCAAGAGCATCCAGGCGTTGGCCGAACGCGACCCCCGCAAATTGCCCTGGGGCGACAACGACATCGATGTCGTGATCGAATCCACCGGGTTCTTCACCGGCCGCGCTTCGGGCGATGCCCCGGGCTACGACAGCCACTTGGCCGCTGGTGCCAAGAAAGTCGTGTTGAGTGCTCCCGCCAAAGACGGCGCGGACCTGACCTGCGTGATGGGCGTCAACGACGACAAGTTGAACGGCGACCTGAAGTGCGTCAGTAACGCCAGCTGCACGACCAACTGCTTGGCTCCCGTGGCCAAAGTCCTGAACGACACCTTTGGTATCGAGTCGGGCCTGATGACCACCGTGCACGCTTACACCAACGACCAGAACGTTCAGGACCAACCGCACAAGGACCTGTATCGTGCTCGCGCGGCGGCTTTGAACATCATCCCCACCTCGACCGGTGCCGCCAAAGCCGTCGGCCTGGTGATTCCCGAGTTGCAGGGCAAGCTGACCGGAATCGCGATGCGGGTTCCTGTGCCGACCGGCAGCGTCGTCGACCTGACCGTCAACTTGGGCAAGGACGCCGATAAGCAGGCCATCAACGACGCCATCAAGGCCGCGGCCGAAGGCCCCATGAAGGGCATTCTGTACTACGCCGTGGACCCGATCGTCAGCAGCGACATCGTTCACGATCCCCACAGCAGCATCTTTGCTTCCGATTTTACCCAGGTTTTGGGGGATTCCGGTCGCTTGGTGAAAGTGGTTAGCTGGTACGATAACGAGTGGGGCTACAGCTGCCGCACCGCCGACTTGGTCGCGCTGTTTGGCAAAATGTAA
- a CDS encoding Coa1/Tim21 domain-containing protein, with amino-acid sequence MSQTPYAVTNDQQQPPKDNTLKIVLIVLGIVILAVMLVCGGIMAAGYFAVARVADEFQDAFSGGFAREYLEAPEAKEALGNILDTSFVMDMDEDEEDASGNLEIRVTGSKASGTLIIGSDEEGNELVQLVMDDGRIIDLPQPEYEDFEELDFDTEAMEIEEVEMDVTPGGN; translated from the coding sequence ATGTCTCAGACGCCCTATGCGGTCACCAACGACCAGCAACAGCCTCCCAAAGACAACACTCTAAAAATTGTCCTGATCGTGCTGGGCATCGTGATCTTGGCGGTGATGCTGGTTTGTGGCGGCATCATGGCGGCCGGCTACTTTGCCGTGGCCCGCGTGGCCGACGAATTCCAAGATGCTTTCTCGGGTGGTTTTGCTCGCGAGTACCTGGAAGCGCCCGAAGCGAAAGAAGCGTTGGGCAATATCCTCGACACGTCGTTTGTGATGGACATGGACGAAGACGAAGAGGATGCCAGTGGGAATCTGGAAATCCGCGTCACCGGCAGTAAGGCTTCCGGTACGCTGATCATCGGCAGCGATGAGGAGGGCAACGAACTGGTGCAACTGGTCATGGACGATGGCCGGATCATCGATTTGCCTCAGCCCGAATATGAGGACTTCGAGGAGCTGGACTTCGATACGGAGGCGATGGAAATCGAAGAGGTGGAAATGGACGTCACGCCGGGCGGAAACTGA
- a CDS encoding ABC transporter ATP-binding protein: MQVSHSPPLLELDQVTVTRGPVRILDRLSISMPLGQHTAILGPNGSGKTSLLKLLIRQFYPSIDGEHAGDVRILGRSDWHIDELRQRLGIVSNELDHAFASGRSGRMTGLEAALSGFSGVRLKRHLKYDGESDVERARAALRRVAAEHLADRTLETMSTGERRRTLIARALVHRPAALVLDEPTTGLDIGSRAALLEQLQELADEGTTLLLVTHHIEEIIPAIEQVVFLDGGRVHSQGDTPDMLTDAALSQLFGLPLSVHRQDQHWSLRVTGS, translated from the coding sequence ATGCAAGTGTCCCACTCACCACCGCTGTTGGAATTAGATCAGGTCACCGTCACCCGCGGCCCGGTTCGGATCCTGGATCGGTTGAGTATCTCCATGCCCCTGGGCCAACACACCGCGATCCTGGGCCCCAACGGTTCCGGCAAGACATCGCTGCTGAAGTTGCTAATCCGTCAGTTCTACCCCTCGATCGACGGGGAACATGCCGGCGACGTACGCATTTTGGGACGCAGCGACTGGCACATCGACGAGCTGCGACAACGGCTGGGGATCGTCAGCAACGAACTGGACCACGCCTTCGCTTCGGGCCGCTCGGGCCGAATGACTGGACTGGAAGCCGCCCTGTCCGGCTTCAGCGGCGTGCGACTGAAGCGGCATCTGAAATACGATGGCGAATCGGACGTCGAGCGAGCCCGCGCGGCGCTGCGACGCGTGGCGGCCGAGCACTTGGCCGATCGCACCCTGGAAACCATGTCGACCGGCGAACGCCGCCGCACCCTGATCGCTCGCGCCCTGGTCCATCGACCGGCCGCACTAGTGCTGGACGAACCGACCACCGGCCTGGATATCGGCTCCCGCGCGGCGTTGCTCGAGCAACTGCAAGAATTGGCCGACGAAGGCACCACGCTGCTGCTGGTCACGCATCACATCGAAGAGATCATCCCGGCGATCGAGCAAGTCGTGTTTCTCGACGGCGGCCGCGTCCACAGCCAAGGCGACACGCCCGACATGCTCACCGACGCCGCCCTCAGCCAACTATTCGGGCTGCCGCTCAGCGTGCACCGGCAGGATCAGCACTGGTCCTTGCGCGTGACGGGGTCGTAG
- the cbiE gene encoding precorrin-6y C5,15-methyltransferase (decarboxylating) subunit CbiE: MNQAPRIQIIGVGDDGQDGLTGHALQQIEQAEVLLGPANLLKRISVGPAQRLEIGADLTELRAALEQVGEQRAVLLAIGDPLFYGIARYLTETLGKDRFEVLPHVSSMQLAFARVKESWDDAYLSNLATQPLDRVVDTVRTAERVGLFTTEQITPSVVAEALLDRRIDYFTVYVCENLGSPAETVTQGDLKDIKGQSFAALNVMVLVRKRGAADEPSGSGVRRLFGNPDDLFLQSRPKRGLLTPIEVRCIALAEMGLRPDSTVWDVGAGSGSLAIEAASIVRQGKVYAIEMDAEDYGMMVENARQFDVPTLVPVHGQAPDAWGDLPTPDAIFVGGSGRVVPTLVCEATKRLSPNGRIVINVSSPDNLLAVQQVLTEAGLIPEVRMINIARGRFQLDRTRFEALNPTFLISACRG; encoded by the coding sequence TTGAATCAGGCACCTCGGATTCAGATCATTGGCGTTGGCGACGATGGTCAGGACGGCCTTACCGGTCACGCGCTGCAGCAAATCGAACAGGCCGAAGTGTTGTTGGGCCCGGCGAATCTACTGAAGCGGATTAGCGTGGGGCCCGCGCAGCGGCTGGAGATCGGCGCGGACTTGACTGAGCTGCGGGCGGCCTTGGAGCAGGTGGGCGAGCAGCGAGCGGTGTTGCTGGCGATCGGCGACCCCCTGTTCTATGGCATCGCCCGCTATCTGACCGAAACGCTGGGCAAGGATCGTTTTGAAGTCCTGCCGCATGTTAGCAGCATGCAATTGGCCTTTGCTCGGGTCAAAGAAAGCTGGGACGATGCGTACCTGTCCAATCTGGCCACGCAGCCCCTGGACCGAGTGGTCGACACCGTGCGGACGGCTGAGCGGGTCGGCTTGTTCACCACCGAACAGATCACGCCCTCAGTGGTGGCCGAAGCCTTGCTGGACCGCCGCATCGACTATTTCACGGTGTACGTATGCGAAAATTTGGGCTCGCCTGCCGAAACGGTCACTCAGGGCGATTTGAAGGACATCAAAGGCCAGTCCTTCGCCGCCTTGAACGTGATGGTGTTGGTCCGTAAACGTGGTGCGGCCGACGAGCCCAGCGGCAGCGGGGTGCGGCGGTTGTTTGGCAATCCTGATGACCTGTTCTTGCAGTCCCGGCCCAAGCGAGGTTTGCTGACGCCGATCGAAGTTCGCTGCATCGCCCTGGCGGAAATGGGGCTGCGGCCCGACAGCACGGTCTGGGATGTCGGCGCCGGCAGCGGCTCGCTGGCCATCGAAGCCGCTTCGATCGTTCGCCAAGGCAAGGTGTACGCGATCGAAATGGATGCCGAGGACTACGGCATGATGGTCGAAAATGCTCGGCAATTCGACGTCCCCACGCTGGTTCCCGTGCACGGTCAGGCGCCTGATGCTTGGGGCGACCTGCCCACCCCCGACGCGATCTTTGTCGGCGGCAGCGGGCGGGTGGTGCCGACGCTGGTTTGCGAGGCCACCAAGCGGCTCAGTCCCAACGGGCGAATCGTCATCAACGTTTCCAGCCCCGATAACCTGTTGGCGGTTCAGCAGGTGTTGACCGAAGCCGGGCTGATCCCCGAGGTGCGGATGATCAATATCGCTCGGGGGCGTTTTCAGTTAGACCGCACACGGTTCGAAGCGTTGAACCCAACGTTTTTGATTTCCGCGTGTCGGGGGTAG
- a CDS encoding TPR end-of-group domain-containing protein, whose product MNDYRFQSRQKLEEAEGYLQLITSVAAKLGLRRSLRRRLALKALRTARDAQVPADHAWRRLLVMGQCLRLLGRHSAAANCLWKAARRQPKRPPIWIALGWSLRRAGRLDQAITAVTRGLLHTPDNASLHFNLACYLAAAGQAEEAVTELVWALDIEPELRRRIDAEADFDRIRFEPAFQAISQLSV is encoded by the coding sequence ATGAACGATTACCGCTTTCAAAGCCGTCAAAAACTGGAGGAGGCCGAGGGCTACCTGCAGTTAATTACGTCGGTCGCGGCCAAGTTAGGGTTGCGCCGCAGCTTGCGGCGCCGCCTGGCTCTCAAAGCCCTGAGGACGGCTCGCGACGCTCAGGTACCCGCCGACCACGCTTGGCGAAGACTGCTCGTGATGGGGCAATGCCTGCGGCTGCTGGGCCGCCACAGCGCCGCGGCCAACTGCCTCTGGAAAGCCGCTCGCCGCCAGCCCAAACGCCCCCCCATCTGGATCGCCCTGGGCTGGTCACTGCGTCGCGCCGGCAGGCTGGATCAGGCGATTACGGCCGTCACCCGCGGCCTGCTACACACCCCGGACAACGCTTCGCTGCACTTTAATCTGGCCTGTTACCTGGCCGCTGCAGGGCAAGCCGAAGAAGCGGTCACCGAACTGGTCTGGGCCCTGGATATCGAACCCGAACTGCGGCGGCGGATCGATGCCGAAGCGGATTTCGATCGCATCCGCTTCGAACCGGCTTTCCAAGCCATCAGCCAATTGTCGGTGTAA